The Streptomyces rimosus genomic interval CAGGACACCGCCCACCACCGGAGCAGGAGGACGGCGACCATGAGTGACGCGAACACGGAGCCGCAGGGTCCCGACACGACCGAGCACGCCCACGACCCCGAGGTACTACAGCTCGCGGCCAAGGTCTTCGACCTGGCCCGGCACGGCGACACCAGCACCCTCGCCGCCTACGTCGACGCCGGGGTCCCCGCCACCCTCACCAACGACAAGGGCGACTCCCTGGTGATGCTCGCCGCCTACCACGGCCACGCCGACACCGTGGCCGCCCTCCTGGAACGCGGCGCCGACCCCGACCGCCCCAACGACCGCGGCCAGACCCCCCTGGCCGGCGCCGTCTTCAAGGGCGAGGACGCGGTCGTACGCCTCCTGGTGGCCCACGGCGCCGACCCGGCCGCGGGGACGCCGTCGGCGGTGGACACGGCGCGGATGTTCCAGAAGGGGGAGTTGCTGGGGTTGTTCGGGGCGGAGTGAGGGCGGGGGGCGGAGGCGGCGGAGCGGCGTGACCCCAAGGCCACACCTTGACATCAACTTTGGTTGAGGTTTTAGCGTCTGGTCCTGGAGCCGACCGCCGGCTCCGTTCCGCCGTCTTCAGGAGGACCTGCCATGCCCGAGCGCCCCTTCACCCTGGCCGTCATCGTCGGCAGCACCCGGGAGGGCCGGTTCGCGCCCGTGGTGGCGAACTGGTTCGCCGCGCATGCCGGGCGGCGTGACGACGTCGTGGTGGACGTCATCGATCTGGACGAGGTCCGGCCGTACGAACTGCGGGCGGGCAGCGAGGAGATGGAGACGTACGCCAAGCGCGTCGGCGCGGCGGACGCGTTCGTCGTGATCACGCCCGAGTACAACCACTCCTTCCCCGCCCCGCTCAAGCACGCCATCGACCTGCTGCACCAGCAGTGGCAGGCCAAGCCGGTCGGGTTCGTGTCGTACGGCGGGGTGTCCGGGGGACTGCGCGCCGTCGAGCAACTGCGGCTGGTGTTCGCCGAGTTGCATGCCACCACGGTGCGCGAGACGGTCAGCTTCCCGATGGCCGGGAACCTCTTCGACGAGGGCGGGCAGCTGCGCGACCCCCAGGACGCGGACCGGGCCGCCGTCGT includes:
- a CDS encoding NADPH-dependent FMN reductase; this encodes MPERPFTLAVIVGSTREGRFAPVVANWFAAHAGRRDDVVVDVIDLDEVRPYELRAGSEEMETYAKRVGAADAFVVITPEYNHSFPAPLKHAIDLLHQQWQAKPVGFVSYGGVSGGLRAVEQLRLVFAELHATTVRETVSFPMAGNLFDEGGQLRDPQDADRAAVVLLDQLAWWAQALREAREARPYGS
- a CDS encoding ankyrin repeat domain-containing protein, whose protein sequence is MSDANTEPQGPDTTEHAHDPEVLQLAAKVFDLARHGDTSTLAAYVDAGVPATLTNDKGDSLVMLAAYHGHADTVAALLERGADPDRPNDRGQTPLAGAVFKGEDAVVRLLVAHGADPAAGTPSAVDTARMFQKGELLGLFGAE